Genomic DNA from Pelosinus sp. UFO1:
ACAAACCCAATAGATTAATCCACGAGAAATCCCCATACTTACTCCAACATGCCAATAATCCAGTAGATTGGTATCCATGGGGAGCAGAAGCGTTTCAGAAAGCACAGCGTGAGAATCGGCCTGTATTTTTGTCTGTAGGCTATTCTTAGCTGTGCTTAAAATAAATGATAGGATGTTACTTTAATTTACATGCCATTGGTGCCACGTCATGGAGCGAGAATGTTTCGAAGATCAGGAAGTTGCAGATGTATTAAATGCTCATTTTGTTTCTATAAAAGTGGATAGAGAAGAACGTCCAGATGTGGATGGAATCTATATGTCAGTGTGCCAGGCACTTACGGGACAAGGCGGATGGCCTTTAACGATTATTATGGGGCCAGATAAGAACCCTTTTTTTGCTGGGACATATTTTCCTAAGCATCGCAAGATGGGCAGGATGGGATTACTCGAACTCTTAACCGTAGTACATAAAAAGTGGCAAGATAATCGAGTGGAAATCCTCGAAGCTAGCGATCAAATTGTTAATATCCTTCAGCGACCTAACCAACCAAATGAAGAAGGGCAAATTGGGAAGGATATATTAGAGAAAGCTTATTTAGAGTTGGAAAGTAGCTTTGATCCTAAATATGGGGGATTTGGTACTGCGCCCAAATTTCCGACACCCCATAAAATGAA
This window encodes:
- a CDS encoding DUF255 domain-containing protein; the encoded protein is MENKTYYDPKTKNHDIHSQNTNKPNRLIHEKSPYLLQHANNPVDWYPWGAEAFQKAQRENRPVFLSVGYS